The Chloroflexota bacterium region CGGTAACTTCCTTGCTCAAATAGGCAACTGCCTGAGCTTTAAGCGACTGGAAGAGCTGGGCATCATCCTGACTGGACGTAAGCACCACTACGCCGATTGTCGGCAGGCGCTGTTTTAATCTGCGCGCCAGCTTGAGGCCGGCATCCGCAGGAGTATCGATATCCAGCAGAGCAACATCGGGCGGCAGATTATCGATTATGGAGAGCACTTCATCAGAAACCTCAGCCGTGGCGGATATGGTAATATCCCGTACTCTGGATAGGGAATGTTCCATTCCCTGGCGGAAAAATACCTGCTGGCTGATGATAATAACCTGTATCTTGTTCATTGTATGCCACCTTCTTTTAGCAATTATTTATCTGTTGAACCAGTCCCGGGTGAGGCTACCTCCCCACCCTTCGTACCCGCCGGAGCTGCCGAGGTGCTCTGGATGGCACTATTGAAGATTTCAACCAGATTCGGGTCAAATTGAGTACCGGCACCTCGTTTCAATTCCTCAAGCGCCTCCGCAATGGTCAGGGCATCGGAATAACTCCGTACCGTGGTCATGGCGGTAAAAGCATCGGCTATCGCCAGAATGCGGGCTTCCAGGGGTATCTCCTCACCTTTCAAACCGATAGGATAGCCGGTACCGTCGTATCTCTCATGGTGGTGCAGAATGCCAGGCAGGCACAGGGCCAGTTCCGGGGCACGACTGGCGATATTCACTCCCACCTGAGGATGTGTTTTAATTATTGCCCACTCGTCAGACGTCAGCGGGGTTCGTTTATTCAATATCTTTTCGCTGATGCTTATCTTGCCGATGTCATGCAGTAAAGCGCTGGTCTCAAGTTTGCTAATCTCCTCCGGGTCCAGCTCGACGGCTGTGGCCAGAAAGGTGGCATACTCCTTCACTTTTTTCCAGTGGCTGTTGGCGTAGTGTTCCTTGGCGTCAACGGCTTCCGCCATGGCAAATATGGCGCTCAGCGTGTCGCCATCCGTGCCGTCCATTAAACTGAGCGGAGCATCTTTCAGTTCCAGTAAAGTTCCCGAAGCACAGTAGCTGCGGTTACCACCTTCACGCTTGGCGCGGTAAAGAGCAGTATCGGCAGCGTCCACTATTTCATCCGCAGCGACACCGTCTGCAGGCCAGTTTGCCAGGCCAATGCTGGCGGATACCGCGATGTGTCCGGTCTTTGCCTTGGCAGCAACCTTACGGCGGATACGGTCCGCCACCTGTGTGGCGGCATCAATGGGAGTATTCGGTAAGAGAACAGCAAACTCGTCGCCACCGTAACGAAAGGCCTGGTCAGCGCTCCGTATGGTACTCTTCAGGACGCTGCCGATTTCCTTGAGCAGTTTATCTCCGGCCAGGTGTCCGTAGTTATCATTAAAGGCTTTGAAACCGTCGAGGTCAAGAATGATAAGCGAGAAGACACCCCCGTAACGCTGCTGTCGGTTAATTTCCGTGGCCATCAGCTCATCCAGAGAGCGGCGATTCAGCAAGTCAGTGAGTTTATCAACCCGCGCCTTCTCTTCAGCTTCAGCATACAGGCGCGAGTTTTCAATGGACATGGCAATCTGGGAAGCAAGCTGTTCGAGAATCGTCATATGTCTCTGTGAGTAGGCATTCGGATTGCGGGTGCCAACAACGAAACTGCCGATGACTACCCCTTTGGCGATAAGTGGGAGGTATGCGATGGTGCGTACTCCTTGCTTATGGTGAAATTTGGCGGTGACAAACTCACCCCTCTGGGCCAGGTCAGACTCTAGAAACGCCTTATTATTCAGGGCAACCCATTCCGTACCCGTGCCCCTCATTGGAATTTGCTCCCCGGCTTTCCAGGCCGAACCTATCTCGGAGTACAGCGCCCGGATATTGATTCGGCTGTCCTCAATGAGATTAATTGATGCCCAGTTAATATCAACTACTTTTTTCAGTTCGGTGATGAAGCTGGCATATATCTCCTGGACATCCCGACTCGAGGTGATAATGGCACTGCAGTGGTTTATCACCGATAGCTCTTCTTCGCGTTCCCGGAGCCGCTCACGGAGGTATTCTTTCTCCAGGCTTACCGCAACCTGGTTGGTTACCTCCTCCAGCAGACGGAGGTCTTCCAGGGAGTACCAGCCGGACTCTTTTTTATCCAGTACCAGGATACCGATAAGTCGTTCGCGGCTTATCAATGGCACAAAGAGTTCTATCCCGTGAGAACTAATCTCTTCCTTCTCTTCCTCCCACAGGCCCCGGAATTCGGGCAGAATGGCCAGAGTCTCTCTGGTCAGTAACTTGCGCTCCCGCATCAGGTACTCCGCGATCAGGCTATCTCCGCTCAGTCTGAATTTATACATAGAATCGTCTTTACCTTTTGACTCAACAAGCTGGGTGGTAAAATCCTGTCCACCGACCTCCAAGAAGAGGA contains the following coding sequences:
- a CDS encoding diguanylate cyclase, translated to MNIYALFPVIAVIAYIPLLITTLSSRPWHKNHRLFVLFLIAAMIWSLTSVFLRSNIFPQYNLPFLELILITYIWTAVQFHVFISSFYAPGQGRWLPLAYTSLIAVSVLVVMGYVAEGVTVLNGDKLYLNYGEGIIFPALPLLALAARTTYVFGRMLRVLDNPALRNQIFSLMLGLFVFILFTLLALLPWGREYAVTHFGSIIVAVVLSYAVVRHQLIDIKIVLRRGLGWVSLAIIGVVCYGLLFVILNSVLGFKFDPTATTLATALAVFVAILIYKLRNYLFITIGKALQGQSYDYRKRLSEFASKIHNVFSLKEQGGEILSLVTKAVGCKRARLLFLEVGGQDFTTQLVESKGKDDSMYKFRLSGDSLIAEYLMRERKLLTRETLAILPEFRGLWEEEKEEISSHGIELFVPLISRERLIGILVLDKKESGWYSLEDLRLLEEVTNQVAVSLEKEYLRERLREREEELSVINHCSAIITSSRDVQEIYASFITELKKVVDINWASINLIEDSRINIRALYSEIGSAWKAGEQIPMRGTGTEWVALNNKAFLESDLAQRGEFVTAKFHHKQGVRTIAYLPLIAKGVVIGSFVVGTRNPNAYSQRHMTILEQLASQIAMSIENSRLYAEAEEKARVDKLTDLLNRRSLDELMATEINRQQRYGGVFSLIILDLDGFKAFNDNYGHLAGDKLLKEIGSVLKSTIRSADQAFRYGGDEFAVLLPNTPIDAATQVADRIRRKVAAKAKTGHIAVSASIGLANWPADGVAADEIVDAADTALYRAKREGGNRSYCASGTLLELKDAPLSLMDGTDGDTLSAIFAMAEAVDAKEHYANSHWKKVKEYATFLATAVELDPEEISKLETSALLHDIGKISISEKILNKRTPLTSDEWAIIKTHPQVGVNIASRAPELALCLPGILHHHERYDGTGYPIGLKGEEIPLEARILAIADAFTAMTTVRSYSDALTIAEALEELKRGAGTQFDPNLVEIFNSAIQSTSAAPAGTKGGEVASPGTGSTDK